A genomic segment from Halogeometricum sp. S3BR5-2 encodes:
- a CDS encoding MinD/ParA family ATP-binding protein, giving the protein MILAVTGGKGGVGKSTLSFELGAATDAVVVDADVGMADLPTGRGPDLHDVLAGRASAVEAVREGGPVTLLPCGRSLAGARAADVGRLGDALRAVERTYGDVVVDCPAGMKADAGVPLAVADACVVVASPRPYALADAVRTRELARELDAGLVAVAVNRAVDDPPEAVFEEVLGAPAVTVPADPRVARAVETGRPVCRVAPSSRAGRAILSLARAVDRCSSD; this is encoded by the coding sequence GTGATACTCGCCGTGACCGGCGGGAAGGGCGGCGTCGGCAAGTCGACGCTGTCTTTCGAACTCGGCGCCGCGACGGACGCCGTCGTCGTCGACGCGGACGTCGGCATGGCCGACCTGCCGACGGGTCGCGGGCCGGACCTGCACGACGTGCTGGCGGGGCGGGCGTCGGCCGTCGAGGCCGTGCGCGAGGGCGGACCGGTGACGCTGCTCCCGTGCGGCCGGTCGCTCGCGGGCGCGCGGGCGGCCGACGTGGGCCGACTGGGCGACGCGCTCCGCGCCGTCGAACGGACCTACGGCGACGTCGTGGTCGACTGTCCGGCGGGGATGAAAGCCGACGCGGGCGTTCCCCTCGCCGTCGCCGACGCCTGCGTCGTCGTCGCGTCACCGCGGCCGTACGCGCTGGCCGACGCCGTCCGGACGCGGGAACTGGCGCGCGAACTCGACGCCGGACTCGTCGCCGTCGCGGTCAACCGCGCCGTCGACGACCCGCCCGAGGCCGTCTTCGAGGAGGTGCTCGGCGCGCCCGCGGTCACGGTTCCGGCGGACCCCCGCGTCGCCCGCGCCGTCGAGACCGGTCGCCCCGTCTGCCGCGTCGCCCCGTCGAGTCGCGCCGGGCGAGCGATTCTGTCGCTCGCGCGGGCGGTCGACCGCTGTTCGAGCGACTGA